Genomic window (Mycosarcoma maydis chromosome 5, whole genome shotgun sequence):
CGCTACAACAACGATGACCGTTCCGTACTGCGCATTGACGCcgacgatgtcgagcgcTTCTACGACGCGCTCCGCAAGTGGAACCAGATCCTCACCAATCCAGAAGGTGAGTACTGGGTCCAGCTCAAACCCGGATCCGCACTCATCTTCGACAACCACCGTGTTCTCCATGGCCGATCCGCCTTCGTCGGTAACCGAAGACTCTGTGGCGCCTACATCAACCACGACGATTACCGAAGCTCCCTCGCCGTCCTCCGCTCACAATTCGCTGAAAATCATGCCCCCAGAGGCGTCTGGGACGACGGCCTCTAATATCCTCGCTCCCTCCCTCCCCTGCATCTCCTCACACAACCCACATTCCTTCGTCTTGAACCATGTATGCCAACCCCAACCGACTACTATACAAAGCATCTAATCCATCCCACGCACAAACGTGAAAAAAGACAGACTGTGTGAGCAATAGATACTGTACAACCTGTACAACCCAGAGACAAACGATAGATACAAGAAAGACAGCAGACAAAGGTGTGCAATCCACACCAACACCGTGTGCAGCCGACTAGAAGCAGGCGGAGACCTGTGGCATGGCTTCGACCGAAACGCCCTGCGAGGATTGTCGCGTCAATGCCGAGAGCTCGTGACGGAGCTTGCGGTTAGTGTTGTGCAGCCTTTGCATTTCAATGAGCCACGATCCACTGTGAAAGCCCGTGAGCTCGGAAAACACCGTATTGGCCGCATCGTTGGCCGTCATCACAGGCACAGACGTACCGTTAGCCTGCGTCGCCGATCCAGTGAGCGAGCCGCTCCccgtctgctgctcttgacgGTGCAGTTGTTGCGATGACGTGTACTGCGCCTCCCTACGCCCAAATTCCTTGCGCTTGGTAGGAACGCTTGAAGATGGCGAAGGACTATTTTGTGCGCAATCAGTTGCGCTCACAGCCCCGGGTCTCTGCTGAACGTGAACAAACGACACCGAATTCGATCGACCGTTGGACGTCCACGGGTAGACAGTCAGCTTGACCGGAGCGTTCTGGCCCGAAGCGCTACTTTCGTAGTGATCCTGCACAGAGATGCATCGACCACTGCGCAGAGCGTCCAAGAGGTCCGACGAACTTGTGACCATCGGCAAGTCGCGAACGTGGCGGCCGAGCAGGTTGATATCCTCTATGCCCAAGATCTTCTGAATGGGACCCGTGGAGCCCAGAAAGATGCCGTTGTGAGAAATCTTGAGCCAGGCCGATAGCTCGGTGGTCAAGAGGTCCTGACGTACGTCGGTCCACGGCAGCATGGGAACAGGGTGAGGACGGCCGGAGCAAACGACGACTTTGCGATGCTTGGGAGGATCCACCGACACACGACCGGTGGTCTCGATCAGGCTAAAGGTACCGTTCTTGCATGACATGCGCATGATGAGGTCAACGCGACGATGAGCCTTGACAGCGGTCGAGTTGTATGCGTCAGGGTCTTGCTCATCGCCCGATGGCAAGGTAATGGCTTCCTTGAGTTCGCGCGAAAAGGGACCAATGTCGGCAGGGTGGCAAAAGTCGACAAGAGGTCGGCCAATGATTTCTTCGGGGTGGAAACCCAGAATACGTTTAACTGAGGGCGAAATGTAGAGGACAGTGCCCTTGAGCGAGAGCACAAAGACAAGATCATGCGAGTGCGCAATGACAGCATCCATCCAGGAATCCGCATCATCAATAGAGGCAGGCATGTTAGCGTCTTGGAAAGCCAATTCATCGACACCGCTGATGGAGCCGCGGTGAGGTCGACGATGATTGGGCGTAAGCGGCGTTTTGGGCACTTCGGGCGAAGAGTCTAGGTGTGGCAACGAAGGATCCGGAGCCGAGTTCAGACGTCGACGGTTCTTGATGGGAGAGGGCGGTGGGTGCTCCGACCCCATGCTTGTTGCATATATACTTGGCGGAGACCTGGCCATGAGGCTGAGACGGCGTCGTTGCTGGATGGTGAGACCGTTGTTGTGAGTGCGAGCAGCGATATGCGCGGATGCATCGGGTCGGCCAATGGCATCAGCGCTGAGAACCGAGCGACTGAGGCTAGAGGCAAGCGAACGTGGGCCCGAGTGGCCCGCATTCAGAATGTTGCTGTCCTTGACGAGATcggcgagatgagcagcatGACCCGAGGCAATGTTGGTGTGGTAACCAGTGAGGGTAGTGTTAGGGAGTAGAGGCGAAGGCTGCGAAACAAAGCTAGCGGGACTAAGCTGGGGAGTGGCACCAACATTCTTGGCTGCAGCATCGATAATTTCCATCATGTCGTTGACGCGCATGGAGCTATCAGGAATGGCTCCGAAAGGGTGAAATACATCGCCCCGCAAGCTTCCAGCATCGGATGGAGTTTGGATACTTGCATGTGACAAACTCGGAAGCATTGAATCGGACAGCATCGCGTACGTGCTATCGAAATGCTCGGCGGATGAAGGGATGTTGGCAGCGAAGTTCAAAGGAGGGGGCCAAGCATTGCTCGACTTTGTAAAGAAATCGGTATGGTACTGGCTCGAAACGCTGGGCGATACACCAAGAAGCCCCGAGGGTGAGCAGGTGTAGTTGGAAGCATCAGAGCCGCTAAGCGATCGTGAGACTGTGTCAGGccaggcagcagcaaaagcTCCGGGATCCATTGTGTCGTCACCATTGTTGTTATTGGTAACGCTGCAAGTGTTGGTGTTATCGGCAGGGGTGTTGAAAAGCGAGTTCATCATCTTGTCGGTGTCGACAAGATCCAGAGGATTGATGTCAGACCAGTTTGAGTGCATGGCAGGAACGGACGGCATTTATTGATCTTGCaagcgaggatgacgatATGGTGTCTTGGTGTTCGAGGCGATACGGCAATGCCAAGAGTGAGCAAAAGGAGCTGGCTGAATTGGTGCGTTGCAGAATGGTGCAATAAAAAAGACGCAATCAGGAGGCAAAAGGAGCCAGGTGAAAGCGAAATCTGCCTGAAAGGAGGCGGCTTGTCCAGTCGAGATAATGTCTAAAAAGAAGCGTAGTGAGCTGAGCGCGGATTAGAAGTAGTAAAGGCGGATGAAGGTTGTCCTCTATTTCTAAAAGACCGCTAGTTGGCGCTGTGTTGATGACGTATCGAGGCAAGCTATGACTTTACGATCATCAGAACCAGGTGTGCGGATGAGCAATGATGACACTGGGGTGTACGCAACGTACAACGGCAAAGTTGTCGAGAAGGGTCGACGCTGTCAATGGACGTAGAAAGGGTCTGAATAGAGACCACTGAATTGGCGTGAAAAGGTCTGAATGGAGACCAGATGTGTGTGCGAGATGAGTTGATGGTGGGGAAGACGGAAGGAGAGCCAAGTCGAGTGTGGTGTTGATAATCGCGAATATCTCGGAGGCCAGTCACGGGTGCTGTCGAGATACTGTGACTGTAGGCAGCAGACGGCAGACGGCAGACGGCAGTCGCGGTTGTCACAGCGCGAAGAGCAAAGGGTGTGCGTGCGCCCAACCTTGCCACCGTGAACGGGTTTTTGTTGAATGCGCATGTTCAGGTGAGCCAAGACACCGCAGCTGCTTTGCCAAAGCGAGCAAAACGGCTACAAGCCGGGGAAAGCTCCGGACGGCAGTCTACCTGTCACGTCGGAGAACGGAAGCAGACTCATGATTTGGCGACTGCAAGATTTCGAGGCACAATGGTGCAGACAGGGTCCGAGGGTCTGAAGGGTCGGAAGGGTCTGAGGGGTCTGAGGGGTCTGAGGGGTCTGAGGGGTCTGGGGGGTCTGAGCGTTTGGCGCGAGTGGCAAATTGGAAAATTTTCGAtgcattcacaattcacgattgtttcAATCAtatcacaatcacgaatttcacgaatcacagaacGTTGCTGCGGCTAGACCGTGCGCGTTTGCGTGTTGGGGTTCCAGAAGTCTAGGCAACGTACTGTAAGAGTGTCCATGGTAAAATCACGGATATGAACCAATTatgaatcaagaatcgatTTCAGGCGCGGTCGCAGAGCCAAGCACAGACAATCACGAGATCATGGGTGACTGAAAAATAGAAGCAATCACGGCAaagcgcgcgcgcgcgccacactcacaactctcACACTCGACCGTTTACCTACGTGCTATCACGACTTGCGCCGTGCCAGTCAAAGAAGCCGGAATGTGAGCGTGGGTAACGAGCCGCTCGCTTGCTACACGTTTTGGCCTTAGAACTGTCGCCTCTGAAGCGATACGCGCTTGGCGACGTGCGAGTAGGCGCGAGATGTAAACTTTAGCCCTCGAAACTGCTCGTGGCTTGGGTTCCAAAATATTTTGACTGAGTGAAATAAAGTATCCACAAATCCATCACCGAATAGTGAATACGCACGACTCAGACTCTCGTGACTATCTCACTCACACATGACTACTCAATTGCCGTTGTGAGTCCATCAACAgcgagagtcgtgagttaaGCCATCCTTGTTTCTCAACTTGGCGTGGATGCGCAGCTTGAGGAGGAGACATTCAAGCGTTCCGCTGTCGTATACGTCACCTTGGCATGCCGTCGCCTTTCTGACATCAGAACTGAGCTTTTACCGCACCCTACGATGCAGGGTTCAGATgatccgagtcgtgagttgctcACTGCAagacactcacgaatcCTATGCGGCTGGTTGTGTAGCAACTCTTTCGGTGCAGCGGTTTGCATCAAGTCGTGAGCCTGTTCAGACTGGCCATACGTGCGTCTTCTCCGACACGTTTGGGTGTGAGAGATGTGCAAAGTTTCAGCACTCACAGATTCAAATTCACGACTATGCtttacagtcacgagtgtatGTCAAGACTCGGTGCACGGTGCAGAGTGACGCATCTCGGCCGTTACCTCAAGAGGTTGTAAACGTTGGAAAATTGTGCATATAACGTTAGAAGGCATGGCGTGAAGTGATGATTTGTGGTGACTCGGGTTCTATATGGACAATCTTCGAACGCACTGTATTTGCGACACAATCCGCGGTTGAGCCGACGCTGGCTGAGCTTCCGTCGGGTACTCACCACACATGAACACTGTTTTTCGCCACTCCACTCGTGCTATCATTCAGTGGCGTCAGCGGCCAACCTGATTAGCCGATCACAGCTTGGTCAATGACAGCCGCAACAAAGGCCTGTCAGCTGCTCAAAGAACACCTTCGTTCTCACTATaacaagctcgtcatgAGGCAACTGTTATGAGGTTAATGTAGGTAGCGCACAACACATATCGAATTGTCCTCGTGTGTGGAAAAAGGCGACAAGGGCCAACCTGGAATCACACTTTCCTACGCTTGCTAGTGGGCACCCTCGCCACGccctcgtcctcgccctcgtcctcgtccagTTTCAGTGAACTAGCTTCGGAAGCAGGCATCTCGACGTCCAGCTCGGAAGGTGCGTCACTACCAGGCGCGACAATGCTCACGtgttcctcctcctcctcctcgttcACCACCTGCTCTTCCTCACTTCCATCGGTACGGTCGCGCTTCTGACTCGTTCTCTCACGCGTGGGCAGCACACGATCGCCCCGAGCAGGCAAcccatcgtcgtcctctgACAGCTCACCACCGCTGTCCGACACTTCCGGCGACTTGCGGCTCGGTACCACCTTTGCCGGCGCAAACAGCGTGCTTTTGGCCGCGATTTTGAGCAATCTCTTTTCGTACGACCGGTGAGCATCCCATGCCTTGGCAGTCGGCGCGATTTGCACGTTGGCAGCGCGATACGCTCGATCCATCgcgctcttgatcttcACTGCGTCCGTAGGGCTCGCAGTGAGCAGCAGGTTCGCCATGCCTTTGTAAAGCGCAGGCATCCGCTGGCGTACCTTTTTGTTGCCCTGGCGTTCGGCTGCGGCCGCTTTTTGCGCAATGTGCTCGCTTGCACGGCTGTGCAGCGAAATCAGGCAGCGTgcgtcgatcttgcgcaGCGCGGTGAACCCTGCTCCACGCACCACAAGCGCATTTGCAAGCTGTCGAGATAACGAGATGAAACgcgcttcagcagcagagtcGCCTGAGTCGAGGTACAGCTCAAACGCTTCCCGCAGTGAATCCCAGATGCAACTCTCGACGATCACGGCTCGGTTGTAGCCACCAAAAATGGCCTCTTCCTTGAGCACCTCCACCAATGCCTTGCAGCACGAATCGTAGATCGCTCCCAGCCGTCCAAACTGGATCAGCACCACCGTCGAATACTTGGCATCGATCACACCGACGCGAATGGCAGATGCAAAGGTGCTGATCAACGAGCAGAATGTGTGCTCCGCTTCGAGTTGTGCTTGATTGGGGCGCTCCAatcctgctgcagcagccgatCCGTTCGGCGCCGCTCCTTTCGATGATGGTTTTTTCGatttcttgctcttgcttgcgCCTCGACTACGCGAAGCCTTGGGTGTCgcctcggcatcctctTCGTTATCTTCGGTCTCatcttcttgctcgccatcgtctCCATCGCtgtcttcttcctcgtcaGAATCGCCTTGTGTCGCATTGTTTAGCACGCCGGACTTTTCGATGTAGCGCTCAATCTCGGCTTCAATAAACTGAGTgcagtgctgctgcacttcAGCATTGCATGTGAGAGCCAACAGAGATGGAAGAAGGGGACCAGAACGATGCTGTGCGACGTCTTCTTCTGCGGCTGCCATGGGCGAATCGTCGCCTGTCTTCaccgcagctgcaggtgcTTGCTTAGGAATGGCGGCGTAGAGCATGTGGATCGTCGCCAGCTTTTCAAACGCAACGCGTTGAACGCCCACGCATGCTTGCGACTGGGTGCTAGCAACAAATTCCTCAAACAAGCTGAGCGCCGTCGTGCGCTTAGCCAGCAACGCTTCTGCCAATGCCGCTTGCGTTCCGGCTTCGGGCATGATCACCTGTCGCGTCTTCCACATGATATGAAGTGCCAGCACCGCCATGGCGTCACGGACCAAGCCATCTTCCTCGTTATAAGCCAAGCGACCGCGTCCAGCAATACCAAGCACGATCTCCCAGCCACTAGTGGCCTGGCCATTTTCATCGTCCTCGAGTGCATCGCTGGTGTTGATCACCTGACTCACCAAATGTAGGCGGAGCATGTTAGCGGCTAGCAAGTGAACTTCGTCCTCACTGAAACCGGCCGTCTCAACATCGCGGTCACTGACGGTCTCTCGAAGCGAAGAGACCAGCCCCTCTTCCAGCGCTGACAGCTTCGTACTGTTGATTGCGGACTGGGATGTTGTGGCAACCATCTTCTGCAAAGTCTGTACGCCATGCTTGAGAACGAGCGGCTCGACGTGACGCTGAATCTGGTTGGACACGTCGTCCCAGAGCGCCTCAAAGGCGGCTGTCTCTTGAAGTTCGGTGTACATCTCGAGATCCATGACTTGTGGAAGCAGCAAAAGATCGGCAATTCGTGGCGCATCGGTGCGATACTTGGCAAGAAGCTTAGGCAGAGCCACGATCATAGCGCGTGTGACCTCCTCCTTCGTATtgtcctcgtcatcgtcgataAGCTCAGCGCTGGCGTACGTCTTTCGGAGGATAGCCACcagcgcttccaccaaTACGGCTTCCTCTTCCGGTTCAAGGCGGTATACGGCGGGAGCGGCGTTTTCGGTAGCGACACTGCCTTTGCTGCGACCCGCTGCGGATTTGCTCGAGTGGtcgagcaaaagcagaTCGATGAGCGGCTTCCAGTGCTGCAAGTCGTCGACTGCATCCCATAAGGCCTCGACTGCCATGCCGACGCGACCGTCCTTGGCGCCGTCGATCACGACGCTAAGCTCGTCAGATCCGTTGCGCTCGGCAGTGCTTGTAGAGGTGGCAGACTCTTGAGCGTCAAGACGATGACCATACTTgacaagaagctcggcgagACACTTGAAGCGAAGCTTGgcctgctcctgctgctgctcttcagCATGCTTCcccttcttcttggacgCCACCGAAAGACTCCCAAGCTCGCTGGCGCCTTGGCtgaccatctcgtcgagaaTGTTGGCGAGGAAGCTGGCGACAGCGTTGCGGATGCGAGGCTCGACGTCAAAAATATGTGTTGCCAGCAAGTCGCGCTGCTCATCTTCGAGGAGGTCGTGTTTGTCGATCGTGACCAGCACGTTGATGGTCGCAATACGGACGCCCAACTCGACGTCGCTCGTGGCCATCTGCACAAGGCGACCCTTGAAGAGCTCGGTAAACGTGCGGATAGGGTTGACAAAGTTGTCGCGGGTATAGAGGCCAGTCATGGCATGCACAGCAGCCATGCGTACATTTGCATCGACATCGGACAGCACCCAGCCAATGTAACGAAAGTAGGAGCTCTGTAGGTATTGAGTAGGACTTTTCTTCATCCATGAGCCGAGCGTTTCGACGCATTCGGAGCGGATGCCAGCATCAAAATCGCGGAAACGGTGGACAAAGACCGAGTTGATGACTTCGTTGATGTATTCTTCGAGACGCGCCTTGAGCTttcgcgattcgagcaCTTTGCTTTCGAGATCCTTGAGTCGACTTTTGTCAGTGCGtgcctttttcttctcaGCATCGCGCTGCTTTGTGGCGGTGGAGAGGTCCTTGGTGGCTTGTGTACTGACTTCATTGAGCGCTGAGACGGTCCAGAGAGCAACGACGGTAGCCGTGTGACGGAAAGAACGCagcgaagaggaagacATGGCCGAGACCCATGCCTGGAAGGGCTCCATGAAGCCGTCGGCAGTCAGGACCTCGGCTTCGTAGGCGCTCATTACCAAGCGGTGGAGGAACTCGTTGAGCGATTTTCGGAACGACTTGAAGGATTTGCTCCTGGAGACAATTGGATAGGAAGGAATGGGTTGCTTCTTGAAAGCTTCCTGGAGCTCCTCAAGGGTGTCGACTACGTTGTCAATGTCGATGACCTGGTTTTCGTCCACGCTTCCATTGCAACCGCAGGCACGAATGACAAAgttgacgagctgcgccaAAGCGCGTCCCTCGTGATCTGAAAAGGAGACGACCCAGTCCTCGGCGGTGGATTGTAGCGCCGAATTGGGATCCTTGACGGCATTGAAGATGTCGTTGTCTTCGTTGATGGGGAGTTCGTCTCTGCTGGCAGCTGTACGGGATTTTGCGCCAGAAGGCGTCGCTGTGGCGGTTCCGGCCCTTGGTCGAGAGGAACCGGAACgcttggcggtggtggtggcggagCGCGGCGTTTTCGTGGCGAGGTTCCTGCTGGCGCCTGCTGCCTTCCTAGCGCGCGGTGTCGCGGTTGGTTTTTTGGCCTTGGAAGTGCTAGCGACCGAGCCTCGGGgcgctttcttcttttGACGGGAGCCAAAGTCGccgtcgttgtcgtcatcctcgtctgGCATCTCCTCGTCTGACTCTGATTCATCCTCGCTGGAGTCACCGCCCTCGCCTTCTGAGGAAAGCTCGGTCAACGATCCGTCAGAGTCATCTACGTGGTTGAATGCGGTGGCAGAGGGTGTGGAGTCGACAGCACGGCTGCCACCTGACGAGTTGGCATTTCGTGATGTGGTGCGCGCCATGGTAGCAGATGATCGAATGCCACCCGGATGTCAGGTGTGGAATGGGCCGGGAGCGGAGCCGTCCTGGGGGAGACGCGTGTGCGCAAAGCTCTCAAGGGAAACAAATAGGGTTCTGGGGATGGAGTGCCGGTCGTTGCGGTGTGCCGAGGGCAGGGTATTGGGCAATACGCCTTGTCGATGTTCGTCGTTGGATCAAAACGTGGGGGTCAACGAGACAAGGTCAACGAGACAAGGTCAACGAGACAAGGTCAACGAGACAAgattgatgatgatgagcacgaggatgatgatCGATCGCCTGACGGattcgtcgagctgagcaatCAAGCTGAGCCTGGCGCTGAGATGCGCGTGAGCTGtgctgaatcgtgaatgtctgTCTCTCTTACACGCGAGAGcgcagattcgtgattgtgattgattcacgactcacgagtcgtgactgtgactttAAGAGAGGACGCGCCAAAATTCTTCGAACTtgaaagtcgtgagttgctcATGCAGACACTCAGTTGGTGAAAGTGCCATTTCTAAGCTCTCTTCGCGTCGCGCTCGCGTCTCAGCCATTTTCTTCgtccaacactcacgactcactcacgactcgagacACATCAGATCGGGGTTTTCTGGATTAAACTGGATCGGCTCCACTTGTTcagcgaatcacgaaaatcTGTGAATCCTGATGGATGAGATGGATGCTATGTCGTTGTAGGCTCGCTTGTAAGGTTGTGATGAAGCCGAGTCTTGGCTCACATCTTCATTTGACTCTGGTTGTTGATCGGAAGAAGCGCACTGTACAAAAGTCAATCTTgactcgagcagcttggttgATGTCGCTTCGCCAACGTGCAAGTATAGCGAATTCTGATCGGACGACAGCCGACACGACGACATCCACCTCATCGGACCAGCCGAGTGCAGCCGTTCACGATGGAGTCTCTTCGAATAGAGCGCCACAGAAGCGCATCCGACTGAACCGTGTTCTGGGGCGCATCGTGCCCATCATTCTGCTCGTCTACATTTGCTACGCCTACGACCTTGTGGTGCATCGGTATGCAATCCGATATCTTTACGTTCAGCAGAAATGCACTTTGCTGCCGTTGCTATGGCTGTTTCCCACGCACGCGCTGTTTCTATGGTCACTACGTTGTTACCTCTGCGTGTTCTTTGCCCACAGCAAAACTCAGACTTGTGGTGGTCTGACGTGGCTGCACAACAGATTGGGCACCTGCTTTCCTTCGCCCGACGAATCACAAAGGCTGGAGGAGAAGCATCTCGCACAAGCCATCTCCGCTTTGCTACCATCCGAACGCTCGGATGTGAGAGTGTCGCTCTGCCAGTCGGACGGCCAACCCATCCGTTGCAATCGGGACAACTGTCGTGGCCGAATCAAGTGCTTCCGAACACGACACTGTGGAGATTGTGGCACTTGTCGTGTCGGCTTCGACCATCACTGCGCCTGGTTCGATAACGACATCACTGCCCCTTCGACCCTGAAACACTTTATCGGATTTCTGCTTTCTATACCCCCACTATACCTTGTTGCTTTCGGACCTATCTTTCCAACCGCTTGGAGAGTGGTCAGGCAGATTCACGTTTTTGCGTTCAGTGATACTCATCTCCGAGAGACGTGGTGGCAAAGGTGGTACAGCTGGATCGGCGGACCTGCATTCCGCTGGATATTCGGGTTCGGCATGGCTGCCACCAAGTGGAGTAGCATGGCAGAGGAGAGGCTACCGCACGAAACACCAAGAGCTCCTGTGTTGGTCGCGTTGGGTTGGGTATTTGCTTTCGTCGCAAGTTCTCTGGCCACTTCCTCACTTATGCATCTGAGGCATGGAAGATTGACGGTCGATGTGGAGAGGGAAAGGGCGTTTCAGAGGCTTCAACAGCGGCTGGCGAAGCTGCGCAAGGAGGAACAACAGACAAACCAGACAAAGACCGCTGCTCTTCGGCAGAAGATCGACTCGTTGGCGCCTGTGCTGTATATCAAATTGTCCTGGATCGAGCCCGAGGCGACAgagagacacgagaggATCGTAACAGTCTCTACAGACGAAGGTCTGTTGTCTCAAGGTTCTCCCTGGTCCAACCTGCGGCGCTTCTTGGGGAGGACTACTGATACAAAGCCAGCTTGGTCGTTACCGGACAATGCGCTACAAATTGCCCTTCAGAAATCTTCCTTGCTTTCGGCCGCTCACTAATCTTGAATGTACTTTTACTATACAAATGGACAAGATGATACACAGCCCACATACAGAACAGGAAGAAAACAGATTCGAAACGACTCGAGGTTCGCTTGCATTTGCCAGTGCACAGAACAGGCTGGCGGTCGTGCTCATCGGTACCTCCCGCGACCAGCACCACCATAGCCAGCGGCACCTCTCCTCGCGCCGCCTCCCACCGGAACATTGGCACTTCGAATACAGTCAATAATGTCCTCTGGTTTGAACATGGGCCCATCGAACAGTTGAGCGCTCGGCAGCATCTCCATAAACACCAGCACGCTCTCCGGGAACTCGTTCCATGCATCTCTTGGGCCAGCCACCTGCTGACCAACAGCTTGGTTGTTGAACGCAGCCGGCGCGGGCGAGGCAGAGTCTCGTTTGAATTTCTTCACCGGCGGTCCACCAGCGCCACCAGCGCTTGAAGACGCACCGGGTCGTGCCCAATCACCCGAAGTGTCATCCTGAGCACTCTCAGCTGCGAGGCGCTTCATCTCTTGCATCGTTTTACGCCTCGGGCCTTCCTCAGCGCCGCCGTCCTTCGCAGCTTCCACGGCGCGGTCTGCCGCACTCGCGCCGGCCATGGCCGCTCGGATACCCAAGTCGCGCGGTCCGACCAGGTCCAAGTCCATGTACGAACTGCGTGCAATGAAACGCTTGGTCGCTGGCTCGTCCGGATACGTCTCTGCCAATCGCGACTCGAGTTTTTGTATGGCAACGCTGTCGCCAAAGTTGTATTCGTACTTGGCCCATCGCTCCCAGATAGGGCGAGCGCGTTCAGGCGCAAACGTGCCAATAACTCGCTCAAACAGTGCGCGTGCGTTGCTGTCATCGTTCATCGAGATGAGAAAGTCTAGATAGCGCACGACAAACGCTTCGTCCGAACCAAACGTCTTGAGTGCAAGCTCAAATACTTTTGTGGCCACGACTGCGTCTTTGGAGCAGTGGTACTCCATGAGCGCACTCGCTTCAAACACCTGCCAAGTGCAGTGCGGGCTCTTACGAGCTCGGCTGAACACACTACGTGCAGGTCGAATGCCCTCGGTACGTCGCAAAAAGTGCATGTACTTGATCCAGACTAGTGCACTTGCTTCTTTGAGACCCTCGATCTCTggtttggctgctgcttgcaaCTCCTGTTTTCGTATCTGCAAGAGCTCGCCCGCTTtgcgctctcgctcgcgctcctcgccatcgacatCCACATCACCGTCTCCTTCGTTGGCACGGCGAGTAGCCGCCTGCGCTTTCGTCCTGTCTGCTTCCAAGTCAACGGTCTTGAGGTCTTGTTGCAGTTTGGCCTGACGCGCGTCAATCTGGGCGTGAACGTGATCCAAGAGGCCGTCAaacacagcagcacagtcGCTCGTAGATTTTCTCGcttcgccaagctcggcgtAGGCAAAGTGAAGCAGAAAGCTGCCGGGACAAGCCTCCATGCCGTTCTTGAGCCATGTGgcagcctcgtcgacgcGCAAAATAGATACCAGATACCGCGAAGCAAGGTACCACACCTCCGGGTAGAAGCGAAGATACATGGTTGCTCTGCGATACGCACTGGTAACTCGCGCTTGCAAAATGGCTACGTCTTCGAGTAGCAATGGGTTCGATTCTTCCCACTTGAGGTACTCGATCCATGCATCCGCCTGCTGACGTTCGCGCTGCCACTGGGCTGgatcttgagctgcatcgccagcaagagcagaTGTAGTCCATACAGGCACacgaggcagcagaggctTCACGAGCGGATCGCTGTAGGCTT
Coding sequences:
- a CDS encoding uncharacterized protein (related to white collar 1 protein), producing the protein MPSVPAMHSNWSDINPLDLVDTDKMMNSLFNTPADNTNTCSVTNNNNGDDTMDPGAFAAAWPDTVSRSLSGSDASNYTCSPSGLLGVSPSVSSQYHTDFFTKSSNAWPPPLNFAANIPSSAEHFDSTYAMLSDSMLPSLSHASIQTPSDAGSLRGDVFHPFGAIPDSSMRVNDMMEIIDAAAKNVGATPQLSPASFVSQPSPLLPNTTLTGYHTNIASGHAAHLADLVKDSNILNAGHSGPRSLASSLSRSVLSADAIGRPDASAHIAARTHNNGLTIQQRRRLSLMARSPPSIYATSMGSEHPPPSPIKNRRRLNSAPDPSLPHLDSSPEVPKTPLTPNHRRPHRGSISGVDELAFQDANMPASIDDADSWMDAVIAHSHDLVFVLSLKGTVLYISPSVKRILGFHPEEIIGRPLVDFCHPADIGPFSRELKEAITLPSGDEQDPDAYNSTAVKAHRRVDLIMRMSCKNGTFSLIETTGRVSVDPPKHRKVVVCSGRPHPVPMLPWTDVRQDLLTTELSAWLKISHNGIFLGSTGPIQKILGIEDINLLGRHVRDLPMVTSSSDLLDALRSGRCISVQDHYESSASGQNAPVKLTVYPWTSNGRSNSVSFVHVQQRPGAVSATDCAQNSPSPSSSVPTKRKEFGRREAQYTSSQQLHRQEQQTGSGSLTGSATQANGTSVPVMTANDAANTVFSELTGFHSGSWLIEMQRLHNTNRKLRHELSALTRQSSQGVSVEAMPQVSACF
- a CDS encoding uncharacterized protein (related to Nuclear cohesin complex subunit) — its product is MARTTSRNANSSGGSRAVDSTPSATAFNHVDDSDGSLTELSSEGEGGDSSEDESESDEEMPDEDDDNDGDFGSRQKKKAPRGSVASTSKAKKPTATPRARKAAGASRNLATKTPRSATTTAKRSGSSRPRAGTATATPSGAKSRTAASRDELPINEDNDIFNAVKDPNSALQSTAEDWVVSFSDHEGRALAQLVNFVIRACGCNGSVDENQVIDIDNVVDTLEELQEAFKKQPIPSYPIVSRSKSFKSFRKSLNEFLHRLVMSAYEAEVLTADGFMEPFQAWVSAMSSSSLRSFRHTATVVALWTVSALNEVSTQATKDLSTATKQRDAEKKKARTDKSRLKDLESKVLESRKLKARLEEYINEVINSVFVHRFRDFDAGIRSECVETLGSWMKKSPTQYLQSSYFRYIGWVLSDVDANVRMAAVHAMTGLYTRDNFVNPIRTFTELFKGRLVQMATSDVELGVRIATINVLVTIDKHDLLEDEQRDLLATHIFDVEPRIRNAVASFLANILDEMVSQGASELGSLSVASKKKGKHAEEQQQEQAKLRFKCLAELLVKYGHRLDAQESATSTSTAERNGSDELSVVIDGAKDGRVGMAVEALWDAVDDLQHWKPLIDLLLLDHSSKSAAGRSKGSVATENAAPAVYRLEPEEEAVLVEALVAILRKTYASAELIDDDEDNTKEEVTRAMIVALPKLLAKYRTDAPRIADLLLLPQVMDLEMYTELQETAAFEALWDDVSNQIQRHVEPLVLKHGVQTLQKMVATTSQSAINSTKLSALEEGLVSSLRETVSDRDVETAGFSEDEVHLLAANMLRLHLVSQVINTSDALEDDENGQATSGWEIVLGIAGRGRLAYNEEDGLVRDAMAVLALHIMWKTRQVIMPEAGTQAALAEALLAKRTTALSLFEEFVASTQSQACVGVQRVAFEKLATIHMLYAAIPKQAPAAAVKTGDDSPMAAAEEDVAQHRSGPLLPSLLALTCNAEVQQHCTQFIEAEIERYIEKSGVLNNATQGDSDEEEDSDGDDGEQEDETEDNEEDAEATPKASRSRGASKSKKSKKPSSKGAAPNGSAAAAGLERPNQAQLEAEHTFCSLISTFASAIRVGVIDAKYSTVVLIQFGRLGAIYDSCCKALVEVLKEEAIFGGYNRAVIVESCIWDSLREAFELYLDSGDSAAEARFISLSRQLANALVVRGAGFTALRKIDARCLISLHSRASEHIAQKAAAAERQGNKKVRQRMPALYKGMANLLLTASPTDAVKIKSAMDRAYRAANVQIAPTAKAWDAHRSYEKRLLKIAAKSTLFAPAKVVPSRKSPEVSDSGGELSEDDDGLPARGDRVLPTRERTSQKRDRTDGSEEEQVVNEEEEEEHVSIVAPGSDAPSELDVEMPASEASSLKLDEDEGEDEGVARVPTSKRRKV